Within the Marinobacter sp. SS13-12 genome, the region TTCCCTTGTGCCAGCGTCCGAGCCAGCGATCCGATTAGTTGTCCCTTAAGCGAGGCGTCCCTGTGTCCTTGCCTCTCCCTGCATCCAGTTGCCGGGGTGCATCCAGTGCGTCGTCCTTTTCCCTGTCATCCTTGATGTGATCACTATAGCAATTGAAATCTTACAAACACGTGAATTATGCACCCCTTTAAAGTTACGATCTCTTTAATTGTTCAATAAGTAACTGAAAATCAATAACTTGACATTTCTTACGCGAGAGCTGCTCGGTAAGCGTACGTAACAGAGAAGCGAGATCTCACGCTCTTGTAGGATATATCTCACAAGCGACCAGGCTCTTCTCTCACATCTGTTTTCTTGCGCGATGGTTTGGCTCGCCGTCTGATGAAATCCGGGCAGGGCAGCAGCCCGACGGCAATGCCCGCGGCATCGGCCACAATGTCGGCAACGGCGAAGGTGCGATAGGGCAACTGGGCTTGCACGATTTCAATCGACGCACCAAAGGCGATCAGGCCAGAGGCAATCCAGAGCCGGCTGAGCCCGGGCCAGGCCAGGCGTGTCACAATCGTCAATTGCAGGAAGGCCAGCACATGATTCAGCTTGTCGTTATCGGACGAAGGCACCGGGTAGGGCTCGCTTGTGGTTGCGAGATAGAGAATGGCTGTCGCGGATATCACCAGCATTGCCCGCCAGAACGGCTGATAATCAAGCAGAAAACGAATGCGCTGTGTCAGAAATGCCATGTACACCGTCGGGCTGTGGTGGAGTTTGCAACATGATATGCTTTGCGCCCCGTCACTGTCATTGAAGCTGAGGTGCTGCGAGGTATGTTGAAAGGTAACTTTTTCCGTGGCCTGGGATATCTCGGAGAGGGATTCCGGCTGATACGGCAGCCGGGGCTGAGGCTGTTTGTTGTTATTCCCCTCGTCATCAATATTCTGTTATTCGGTCTTCTGTTCTATTTCCTGGCCGAACTTTTCACTGCCATGATCGCGACCGCCATGGGCTGGCTGCCGGACTGGGCCTGGTTGCAAAGCCTGGACTGGTTGTTCTGGCTGCTCTATGGCGCTGTGATCCTGCTCATGCTCGCCTACGGCTTCGTTATTGTGGCTAACCTCATCGGCTCCCCGTTCTATGGCTATCTGGCGGAATTGACTGAAAAACACCTGACCGGTCAGGAAGTCAGCACCGAGGAGGGCTGGAGCCAGATCGTCCGCGATATCCCGCGCGCGCTCTGGCGCGAAGTTCAGAAAATTGTCTATTACCTGCCTCGTGCGGTTGGCCTGTTTATTATCGGTGTTATCCCGGTGGTCAACCTGGTGGCGGCCGTGCTCTGGTTCCTGTTCAATAGCTGGATGATGGCGCTGCAGTATGTGGACTACCCGGCGGACAACCACCGGGTCAGCTTTCCTGCCTTGCGACGCCTGTTGGGAGATACCCGCCTGTCGGCTCTGGGGTTCGGGCTTCCGGTGGCCCTGGCAGCGATGGTGCCGGTATTGAACCTGGTGGTGGTTCCTGCAGCGGTTTGCGGGGCAACCGCCTATTGGGTGCGGGAGAACGGGCCATCGAACAAAGACGTATAAAACCGCAAAAGTCAGCTAAATCCGTCGGAGGTTTCTTGGATACATCGGAATTTGTAATCGGCCAGCGTTGGGTCAGCCACAGTGATACTGCGCTGGGTCTGGGCATCGTCACGGATATTTCCGGTCGCCGGGTGACGCTGGGCTTTCCCGCCGCAGACGAAGAGCGTACCTACGCCATCGACAATGCCCCTCTGTCGCGAATCATCTATCAGATTGGCGAAGAAATAGAGACCTTTGATGGCGACCGTTATGTGGTCCGGGCGGTTGACGATCTGGGCGGCGTGCTGATGTATCACGCCGACGATGGTAGCGATAACCTGACCCAGATCTCCGAAGTGAAGCTCAGTAGTCTGGTGGATTTCTCAGCCCCCCACCAGCGCCTGTTTGCCGGGCAGTTCGACCGCAATGGCGCGTTCCGTTTGCGAATGGCAACGGCACAGCACCAGGACCGGCTGCGGGCATCGTCTGCCCAGGGCCTGATTGGTGCGCGTACCCAACACCTGCCGCACCAGATCTATATTGCCCACGAAGTGGCCAAACGCTATGCACCCCGGGTTCTGCTGGCGGACGAAGTGGGCCTGGGCAAAACCATTGAGGCGGGCCTGATTCTGCATTACCAGCTGCACACCAGCCGAGCTCGACGGGTGCTGATCGTGGTGCCGGATTCGCTGATTCACCAGTGGCTGGTGGAAATGCTGCGGCGGTTTAATCTGCGATTCTCGATCATTGACCAGGGGCGTTACGAGGCCATGGAGGACTTCGCCGAGCTGCCGGAAGAGGAGGACGACCTGGCCGACGCCGATGAGAATCCGTTCGAGAGTGAACAGCTGGCCCTGTGCAGTCTGGACTTCCTGATGTCCAGCGAGCAGGCCCAGGCGGATGCCGTTGCCGCGGGGTGGGACCTGATGGTGGTGGACGAGGCTCATCACCTGGCTTGGAGCCCGCAAGCGGCCAGCCCGGAATACCGTCTGGTTGAACAGCTTTCGGCAACCAGCAAGGGCTTGTTGCTGTTGACGGCAACACCGGAGCAGGTGGGGGTGGCCAGCCACTTCGCACGCCTGCGTCTGCTGGACCCTGCGCGGTTCCACGACCTGGAGGCCTTCAAGGAAGAAGAAAAGCAGTACGAAGTCATCAACCGTGTGGTGTCTCAGATCAGTGAGCAGGGGGTGACGGCGCTTTCCAGCGATGATCGCAATTCCCTCAAGGACTGGCTGGGTGATGAACTGGACGCGCTAATGTCCGCCCAGCAACCGGAACAGGCGGTGATTGATGCGCTGCTGGACCGTCATGGCACCGGACGCGTGCTTTTCCGCAATACCCGTGCGGCGATCAAGGGTTTCCCGGAACGCCATCCGTTGCCGGCTGCACTGCCCTGCCCCGGGATTTAT harbors:
- the cysZ gene encoding sulfate transporter CysZ → MLKGNFFRGLGYLGEGFRLIRQPGLRLFVVIPLVINILLFGLLFYFLAELFTAMIATAMGWLPDWAWLQSLDWLFWLLYGAVILLMLAYGFVIVANLIGSPFYGYLAELTEKHLTGQEVSTEEGWSQIVRDIPRALWREVQKIVYYLPRAVGLFIIGVIPVVNLVAAVLWFLFNSWMMALQYVDYPADNHRVSFPALRRLLGDTRLSALGFGLPVALAAMVPVLNLVVVPAAVCGATAYWVRENGPSNKDV
- a CDS encoding VanZ family protein, whose amino-acid sequence is MAFLTQRIRFLLDYQPFWRAMLVISATAILYLATTSEPYPVPSSDNDKLNHVLAFLQLTIVTRLAWPGLSRLWIASGLIAFGASIEIVQAQLPYRTFAVADIVADAAGIAVGLLPCPDFIRRRAKPSRKKTDVREEPGRL